acttTCCTCAGCTTTAGGGCCCGCACcgaacataaccacacctgtactCAGGGCTGcaaaattctgggaattttcaaagttggaaactttgCATGGGATTCAACAGGAATATATGGGAATATATCTGTCTATAACAggtaaattaaatgtatttcaaGAGAAAACAACCAGATTAAATACAAAGTCAGCTGAGTTTCGACTGAGGACACGTGACTACATCTGAGCACACAAGCTACAGTCAGTCAAGTAAGTTTTGAGCATTTTCCTGGGGTAGATATATCTGATCTAtggtattaaagtttaactaccaaaaaaataagtcaaatgtGCTTACACAGTAGCTAATTTTTTCTGTTATCATACATGTAGCATACTGACTGAGGAATGTTCATCTATTCagcctatttctattcattcaTCCAGCATCAACTGTAAAGGACTgaggaaaaatgcagaaacCTGAGGACTGAGAGGCttgagaaaaaatgttttcattctaCTGTTTTTTGGgagaggtttttttgttttttttttttttttttcaatgaaagaATTGATTAAAGTTCTACccacaaataaatcaaagtcaaaaatgtcactgtttaatttaaattagtttgcatgcatgtctgcttatgacaatacaaaatttccaaaatccCCCAGCTTAAcctcccatggaaagtttctggaaGGCTTCTGGAAATTTAACAGAAATTTTCCGCCCCTTTGCAACCCTACCTGTACTAGTTAATGTAAGTGTGGGGAGGGCAAAACATGTTTCCCACAAGATGAATAAGGAGGTCAGTGGGgcaggttatgttttatttaaaaggcgGTTTAGtttgtcaacaacaaaacataaagtaAAGGTTTAAAATCACTGGGGTCAAACTGATCAAACTTCATAAAGTacatttgaaggtaacaggagggttaaactgCTGAGGTTATTGCACCAGTGAAGTATATGTGAAGTTACAATCCATATCAGGGTGATTTTCACATTAAATGATCGGGTGGTGGGCACTCACTTGCTCTTGGTGTTGTAGTCACGGATCTTGTCCAGGAACAGTTTCTGGATGGGGTCCATGTCCTTGGCCCGGTTGAAGACGACAGCGGAGATGCCGATGTTCCTGCGCAGGGTGACGGAGACGGCCGAGCGCAGGAGGGAGGACAGCTGGAAGAGCCGGTGCAGCGCCATGCTGTCCCAAC
The DNA window shown above is from Myripristis murdjan chromosome 2, fMyrMur1.1, whole genome shotgun sequence and carries:
- the atp5pf gene encoding ATP synthase peripheral stalk subunit F6, mitochondrial, translated to MALHRLFQLSSLLRSAVSVTLRRNIGISAVVFNRAKDMDPIQKLFLDKIRDYNTKSKASGGVVDEGPAYQKNLTEEMSKLQRLYGGGDLTKFPDFKFPEPKLEEVAK